One Pyrus communis chromosome 4, drPyrComm1.1, whole genome shotgun sequence genomic region harbors:
- the LOC137732482 gene encoding uncharacterized protein has product MDWGFVHKAWDKWASLNIASPDEPLKAALLINYDPTGPSRLLSTIAEEEGIKVNPIELSQFVDFIKCDKLQTESFVIGTNQYVVTSIHDNWFCARCMNTSKHSGEGAIVMQTAAFLLVGLYDGSIGSASRAMAAVDQFAWQLSRKNM; this is encoded by the exons ATGGATTGGGGTTTTGTGCATAAAGCTTGGGACAAGTGGGCTTCCCTCAACATTGCTTCTCCTG ATGAGCCATTAAAAGCGGCTTTACTCATCAACTACGACCCTACTGGACCATCTCGCTTGTTGTCTACCAT CGCTGAAGAGGAAGGAATAAAAGTGAATCCAATCGAATTGAGTCAATTCGTTGATTTCATCAAATGTGACAAGCTGCAGACTGAGAGCTTCGTTATTGGAACAAACCAAT ATGTGGTGACATCAATTCATGATAATTGGTTCTGTGCAAGATGCATGAACACATCAAAACATTCTGGTGAAGGTGCCATCGTTATGCAAACAGCAGCATTTCTGTTGGTTGGATT GTACGATGGTTCTATTGGCTCAGCATCTCGTGCTATGGCCGCTGTTGATCAGTTTGCATGGCAATTAAGTCGAAAGAATATGTAA